The following are encoded in a window of Labrus bergylta chromosome 16, fLabBer1.1, whole genome shotgun sequence genomic DNA:
- the mmd gene encoding monocyte to macrophage differentiation factor isoform X2 — MVEMKRVNSFQRFMNRRASANCRYQPTCYEHAANCYTHALLIVPAFVGMALLHRLSDNGWEKITAWVYGMGLCALFLVSTVFHIITWKKSHLRSMEQCFHMCDRVVIYFFIAASYTPWLNLRELGPLAAHMRWFVWLMAAAGTAYVFNYHEKYKLVELAFYLTMGFFPASVMASMSNTDGLQELACGGLIYCLGVFFFKSDGVIPFAHAIWHVFVALAAAVHYYAIWKYLYKAPSADTLLQS, encoded by the exons gttcaTGAACAGACGGGCGTCTGCTAACTGCCGCTACCAGCCCACCTGCTACGAGCACGCTGCAAACTGCTACACTCATGCG CTCCTCATCGTGCCGGCCTTCGTGGGCATGGCGCTGCTGCATCGTCTGTCGGATAACGGCTGGGAGAAAATCACCGCCTGGGTGTACGGCATGGGCCTGTGTGCGCTCTTCCTCGTCTCCACTGTGTTTCATATCATCACCTGGAAGAAGAGCCACCTGAG gTCTATGGAGCAGTGTTTCCACATGTGTGACAGAGTGGTCATCTACTTCTTCATCGCTGCCTCCTACACGCCTTG GTTGAACCTGCGAGAGCTGGGCCCGCTGGCGGCACACATGCGCTGGTTTGTGTGGCTCATGGCCGCTGCTGGAACCGCCTACGTCTTCAACTATCATGAGAA GTATAAACTAGTTGAGCTGGCCTTCTATTTGACCATGGGATTCTTCCCCGCTTCAGTCATGGCATCAATG AGCAACACTGACGGGCTCCAGGAGCTGGCCTGCGGTGGACTCATCTACTGCCTTGGCGTTTTCTTCTTCAAGAGCGACGGCGTCATCCCCTTCGCCCACGCCATCTGGCACGTGTTCGTGGCGCTGGCTGCCGCCGTGCACTACTACGCCATCTGGAAATACCTCTACAAGGCCCCCAGCGCCGACACCCTCCTCCAGTCGTGa
- the mmd gene encoding monocyte to macrophage differentiation factor isoform X1, which yields MLGFDLHKTRLARFMNRRASANCRYQPTCYEHAANCYTHALLIVPAFVGMALLHRLSDNGWEKITAWVYGMGLCALFLVSTVFHIITWKKSHLRSMEQCFHMCDRVVIYFFIAASYTPWLNLRELGPLAAHMRWFVWLMAAAGTAYVFNYHEKYKLVELAFYLTMGFFPASVMASMSNTDGLQELACGGLIYCLGVFFFKSDGVIPFAHAIWHVFVALAAAVHYYAIWKYLYKAPSADTLLQS from the exons gttcaTGAACAGACGGGCGTCTGCTAACTGCCGCTACCAGCCCACCTGCTACGAGCACGCTGCAAACTGCTACACTCATGCG CTCCTCATCGTGCCGGCCTTCGTGGGCATGGCGCTGCTGCATCGTCTGTCGGATAACGGCTGGGAGAAAATCACCGCCTGGGTGTACGGCATGGGCCTGTGTGCGCTCTTCCTCGTCTCCACTGTGTTTCATATCATCACCTGGAAGAAGAGCCACCTGAG gTCTATGGAGCAGTGTTTCCACATGTGTGACAGAGTGGTCATCTACTTCTTCATCGCTGCCTCCTACACGCCTTG GTTGAACCTGCGAGAGCTGGGCCCGCTGGCGGCACACATGCGCTGGTTTGTGTGGCTCATGGCCGCTGCTGGAACCGCCTACGTCTTCAACTATCATGAGAA GTATAAACTAGTTGAGCTGGCCTTCTATTTGACCATGGGATTCTTCCCCGCTTCAGTCATGGCATCAATG AGCAACACTGACGGGCTCCAGGAGCTGGCCTGCGGTGGACTCATCTACTGCCTTGGCGTTTTCTTCTTCAAGAGCGACGGCGTCATCCCCTTCGCCCACGCCATCTGGCACGTGTTCGTGGCGCTGGCTGCCGCCGTGCACTACTACGCCATCTGGAAATACCTCTACAAGGCCCCCAGCGCCGACACCCTCCTCCAGTCGTGa